The following is a genomic window from Azospirillaceae bacterium.
GCCACCGCAATGATCATGCGCTCGCCCTGCGACGCCTTTTCCTGCTGCTGCAGGCGTAGGCGGCCCAGTTCGGAATAGACCTTTTCCGACGCCTTTTCGCGGATGTGGCAGGTGTTGAGGATGACCATGTCGGCCCCCTCCGCCTCTTCCGCCGGTTCATAGCCCAGCGGCGCCAGGACGTCGGCCATGCGGCCGCTGTCATAGACGTTCATCTGGCAGCCATAGGTCTTGATGAACAGCTTCTTACGCGCGGTCGCCACACCCAACTCCTTGGCGGGGCCCGGGATGGCCCCAAACACCGTCTGGAAAACGCGCAGGCCCCTCCGGGGGGCATGCGCGAACACAAAAGGCGCGCCGGCCCAAGGCTGGCGCGCAGGCCCGTAACATTAGGCGGCTACGGGGCATAGTCAAGGTCGGGGGAATCGGAACGTGATCAGGCCGCCCCCGCCGCCTGGGCGGTCTGGGCCGAGGCCTGCAGAGCCGGCCGGGCGGTTGGCGCCGCGCGTGACCAGCGACCGGACACGGCGCGATCGACGCCGGCGGCGACCGTCTGCCAGCAATGGTCGGCCAAGGCCTTGCGTGAACTGAAATCCGCCAGCGACACCACCGGGTGGAATTCCACCCGGATGCGCAGGCGGCCGGTGCCGATCATCTGCCACAGGTGGGGCGGCAGATCCATGTCGCCGTACCAGGCGTACAGCGGCCGCAACTCATGGCCCAGCGGCAGGCCGTCCAGGTGGGTGCACACCACGCTGATGGGCTGCACCGCCACCGGCTGGCCATCCACCTGGGTGTTGGCCACGCTGAACAATGCCGTCTTGAACGGCAGGACGCGGTTGCCGTCGCTGCTGGTGCCTTCGGGGAACAGCACCAGGCTGTCGCCCGCCACCAGGCGTCCGGCCAGGTCGTCGCGCTGCTTGCCGGCCTCGCGCCGGTTGGCGCGGTTGACGAACACCGTGCGCTGCAGCTTGGCCAGCAAACCGAAGAACGGCCACAAGCCCACCTCGGACTTCGCCACGAAGGAGCAGTCGATGAGGGAGCCCAGGACCGGAATGTCGAGGTAGGAGGAATGGTTGGAGACGAACAGCGTCGGGCGGTCCAGCGACGGCCGGCCCACCACCTCCGCATCCAGGCACAGCATCAGCCGGCAGCAGACACGATGATAGAAACGGGGAAAGCGCTCACGGGCCGGCAGGTTCAACCCCAGCAGGGTCGCCTGGATGGGAATGCAGACCAGCGTCCATGCCAGGTACAGCGCCAGGCGCAGGAAGCCCGTGCGGGTCGAGCCCATCGCCATGGAAACCCCTCCTGCCACCGCGGACACCGTGGTCAAGCCATCGGCGTCCCGCGCCGTTCGTAATGGCGAAGATACTTGTCGGTCATCAGGTCGGTCTTCACCACGATGGACACGTCCGTGGTGTTGAACTGGTGATCGACCACGGCGCCATCGCCGACGAAGCCGCCGGCGCGCAGGTAGCCCTTCACCAGCGGCGCCACCTGGGCCAGGGCGCGGCGGGGATCCACCTCATGTTCCGGCAGCATGCGCATGTCGACATAGCGATGCGGCAGCGCCGTGGGGCGCACGATCGCCGGGGCCAGATGGTTGTAGTAGAGGTAGGACAGCGGCAGGGCCAGCGCCTCGGGATCGGTCCCCGGCAGGCTGGCGCAACCGAACAGGATCTTGATGTCGTACACTGCGGTGTAGGCGGCGATGCCGCGCCACAGCAGTTGCATGGCGTTGCGGGACCGATAGGCGGCGTCCACGCAGGACCGGCCCAGTTCCAGGATCTCGCCCCGGTAAGCCTCCAGCCGCGAGATGTCGTATTCGTCGCTGGAGTAGAAGGTGCCGGCTCGGGCAGCGGCGCAGCGGCGGATCAGGCGATAGGTGCCCACCACACCGGCGGCACCGGATCCCCGGGCATGATCGATGACCAGGAGATGGTCGCACAGCCCGTCGAATTCATCGAAGTCGCGGCGCAGGCGCAGCATCTCCGGCGTCGGGGAGGCTTCCATCTCTTCATAGAAGACACGGTAGCGGATGGCCTGCGCGGCCTCGACCTCTGCCTTGGTTTCGGCGAGGCGGACCTCCAGGCTCCCCATACGAAGATCGCCAGAGGTCAGAGCGTCGATCGTGATGTCAGCCATGCTCTCGTTCGCGGTCCTTCAGCGTCGCCATCGGCAGGCGCGATTTGCGTGATGCGGCTTTCCGTTCGCAACCCTTGGCCGCAACCTCAGGGGCCGCAGCGGTGGGGAAACGACCCCCCGGAAAACACGCTTCCGTCATTGGCATACCACAAAGCGACGCGGGGCGGTCAACCAAGTCCTGCAAAGCGGGGCCGCCGGGTCATGAAACATTCACGTACCCTTCCGGGAAGAAATACCCGGAATCGTTTCGTCAAAGCTGTGAAGCTCTTTGAAAACGCAGCCTTTTGGCGGCTTTTGGTACGGGTTGGACCCCAGTTCGTCACGCCGTCCCGCGCGGGACTGGCGAAAAGCCGGCCGAGGTCAAAGCCGGCTATGAATGATACCGGGCGGCGTGCCTGACCGGCGGCCGCCACCCGACATCATGATGTGGGGGCCCACATGATGGACCGCCCCTAAGCTGAAGAGTTACCCTGGAAGGGGATCAAGCGTCGCTGCGGGCGCGCGTACCCAGACCGATTTCCTTGGCCAGGCGGGACCGCTGCTTGGCGTAGTTCGGCGCCACCATGGGATAGTCGGTCGGCAGGGACCACTTCTCGCGGTATTCCTCCGGCGTCATGTTGTAGGCCGTCTTCAGATGGCGCTTCAGCATTTTCAGCTTTTTTCCATCCTCAAGGCACACAATGTATTCAGGCGTGACCGAGCGCTTGATCGGCACGGCGGGTTGCAATTTCTCCGCAACCGGAGGCTGTTCCTGGCCGATGTTGGTCAGGGTCTTGTATACCTGTTCGATCAGCGCCGTCAGGTCGGCCGGTGGCACTGTATTATTGGAGACGTGGGCCGAAACAATTTCAGTGGTTAGGGACAACAACTCACTTGCGACGGTCGGACCGGTCATTTTCCTTACTCCAAGGATGCAGTACCGAACTTGTATAAGTCTAAACCACAGGCATGGCAATAACGTTCAAGTTCATCGTGTGAGGTCTGATTGATAACCGAAGCGGTCACAACCAATCTTTTGGATATAACGGCCCATGTTTGCCCTATTACCTTTGTTCGATCGAAGCTGGCCGTTGAAAAGCTGAAGCCGGGGGAAACGCTGGAAATTCGCCTCAACAGCGGTGAGCCGCTTGAGAACGTGCCGAGATCACTGCGGGAGCATGGTTATACAGTGGCGCTGTGCGGGCCGGAGCACGCGGATATGCCGGAAGGCGTACATCGTATACGTGTAACCCGCTAGAATCCGTGCACAAAAATCGGAATCTGTCCGGATAGCGGCCCGTCAGACCGAAGCGGCGGCGCCCAGGGTCCGGCGCAGCAGCAAGGCGGCCACCGGCTGTCCGCCCAGATGATAGTAATTCGCCCGCCGGCCCACGGGTTCGAAGCCCGTGGCCGCGTATAGACGGCGGGCCGGCGTGTTCGTCTCCGCCACTTCCAAATAAAGCGCCTCGGCACCGGCCTGGGCCGAGGCGGCGGCACAGGCCGCCACCAGGGCAGCACCCACCCCCTGCCCCCGCGCCGCCGGCAAGGTGCCGATGGTAAGGATTTCCGCCTCGTCCACCACCGTGCGGATCAGGGCCATGCCCAGGGGCCGTCCCTCACCGTCCGGTTCATCCCCGGCCAGGGCGATGAGGGCGGCCACGCCGCTGAGCGCCATGAGGTCGGCGATGGCCTGGGCCGACCAGGCGGGTCCGGCCAGGTTGGGGTCGGCGAAGCACAGGGCATGCACCGCCGCCAGCACCTCGACCTCGAAGGGCGTCGCCGGCCGGATGCGCGGGGTCATGGCGTGCCTTGGCTGACGGCCGCGGCCGGCGCCACCGTCACGTCGGGTGCCCGGATGTAGAGGGGGTTGGCGGCATTGGCATCGAAATCCGCCGGCGTGGCCAGCGCCGCCAGGCGCGCCACGGCCAGCGCCGGGCCGGCGGGGTCGATCCCGGTCACAGCATGATCACAGCCGGCGGCGACCAGCACGGCCCCGGCGGCCAGGGCGGCATCGCCCAGCACCAGCGGGGCCGGCGCCAGGCGACCGGCATGGGCGGCCAGGTCGGCCGGCAGCACCGCCGCCGGTTCGGACAGGGGACGGCCGGCAGCGTCGAAGGCCTGCAGGTAGAAATCCTCACGCCGGCTGTCGATGGCGACCAGGAGGGGACGCCCGGCCGGTACCGCCGTGCCCTGACCCAGCCCATGCACGGCGGCGTGGGCGAAGGCGGTCAGGCCGGTGACGCCCAGCAACGGCCGGGATGAGGCCAGCGCCAGCCCACGCGCCGCCGCCAGGCCCACACGCAAGCCGGTGAAGGCGCCGGGGCCGATGGTGACGCCGTAGCGGTCGATGGCGTCATAGTCCACCCCGGCCTCGGCCAGCACCTCCGCCACCAGGGGCAGCAGGCGTTCAGCCTGGCCGCGGGCCAGCGCCTCCCCCCGGAAGGCCAGGGACGATGACCGGCCATCGGGTTCCACCGCCCATAGGGCCACGGCGCAGACACTGGTGGCCGTGTCGATGCCCAGGGCGACGATACGACCCGTCCCGCTGTTGCCCGTGTTAGACATGACGATCCTTCGGTGTCCCTGGAAGAAGCAGCGCGGAGACCCATGTCACCAGACCATCCCGGGCCCGACCTGAGCGGCCGTTTCGTGACTATCGCGCCCGAAACCGGCTTCGATGTCGATCTCGACCTTCGCTATGCCACGGCGGACAATCTGACGGGAAGCCCCCTGTACGCCCGGCCGACATGCCTGCTGCATCCGCAGGCGGCGAGCTGCCTGCGCCGGGCGGTGGATCGCGCCCGAATGCTGGGCCTACGCCTGAAGGTGTTCGACGCCTATCGTCCACCCCAGGCCCAGGCATTGCTGTGGCGCACCCTGCCCGACCCGGTGTTCATCGCCGACCCCCGGCTGGGGTCCAATCACACCCGGGGCGTGGCCGTCGACCTGACGCTGATGGATGGGAGCGGTCTGGAGTTGGACATGGGCACGGGCTTCGACGACATGTCGCCCCAAGCCTACCATGCCGACCTCACCGTGCCGGCGGCAGCCCAGCGTAACCGCGCCCTGCTGCTGGGCCTGATGGCCGCGGCGGGCTGGCGGCATTACGAAGCGGAATGGTGGCATTACCAGTTGCCCGACGCCCATCGCTACCCGCTGGTGGACGATGGGGCGCTGGGGCCGCCGCTGATGGGGCCCTGACAGGATCAGCTGGCGCGCTTCACCTGCACCACCACCTGTTCCGGCTCGTCATGCAGGACCGCCTGGTCGAAGTCGCGCAGGCTGTTGCTGCGGATCAGCGACTTCAGCGACTTCACATAGACCGGGCCCAGTTCGGAATAACGGTCCAGCGTCGTCAGCAGCAGCATGGTGTCCAGCGGCTTGCCCTGCTTGCGCAGGCTGGCGCGGGTGGCGCGGAACTGGGCGTAGGCGTCGTGGGTGTTCAGGTTCTGCATGTAGACCCGCACGCATTCCAGCAGATCCTCGAACTTGCGGAAGCGGGAGGTGTCGCCCGGATGGCGGTTGCGGGGGGTGATGCCCTCCTTCTCCTCTTCCGACCAGGTCAGCTGGCCGAACAGGGCGTTGCCGTGCAGGGCGAAACGCGAGGTGCCCCAGCCACTTTCCTCGGCCGCCTGGGCCAGCGCCATGGACACCGGCACCGCGTCCACGCGGCGCAGCAGCGCATCCATGTCGATCTTGCGGGTGGGGTCCATGCCGTAGCGGCCAGCCAGCCGGGCCAGCCAGACCTGGTCCAGCGGCGACAGGGCGGCCCCCGCCTGCGGCGGCACGGCGGCCTGGGCATCGGGGGCGGTGGAACCTTCCGGCGCCAGAGCGGGTTTCACTTCGGAACCGGACGTGACCGCCTTGGCCGGGGACACGATCAGGGCGGCGGGCACGATGGCGCCGGCCTTCACGCCGTCCGCCTTCGCCAGCGTGGCCCGGGCGGCGTCATCGGCCGGGGGGGCGGCCGGAACGGGTGCCGCATGGCCCTTCACACTGTCGCGCAGCGCCACCAGCCGGGCGCGGTCGCGCTCGATCTCCTCATTCACCAGCAGCACCAGGGGCAGCATGGTGTTGACGAAGACCTGCTTGCGGTCATCCACGCTGTCCATGGCGCCCAGGTCGCGGGGCAGGCCGGCCAGCACGATGCGGGGGACGGCGCGTTCGCCGGAACGCACGTCGTCCAGGGTGAAATTCTTTTCCTTGAACAGGGCCAGCAGGCTTTGCGCGTCCAGCTTGGGCTGGGGGGCTGCGGGGGTCTGGACCTGGGCCACGGCCTGCGGGACCGGGCGCTTCACGGGAATGAGATAGGCGGTCGGGGCCAGAAGCGTTCCGCCTCCGGATGCCAGCTCAGCGAGGGTCAACGGGATAACCGCAAAAACCATCACGAGCACGGTACCAATAGCCAGCCAGCGCTGCGCGGGAAACCCCGCAGTGTCGACCTTCGCCATTAATGAATGCTCCGAACAGTTACCGAGGTACGTCCAGACGCCGTGCCCTTCGGTCGCGTCCCGTCAGGGACATAGGGCGACCGGGGTAAGCGTCCATGGGACGTCTGTGCTGCCGGAAGTCAAATCCGGGATAATCCGTTCAGCCATGCCCAATGGGCCCGCCACTATGTGGGCCATTCTCCAGGCCGGCATGGCATCTGGAATACTTGGGTTACACCGGTGGGAGGACATATTGCTGTCGGTCCCAAGCGGGGTAGGTGTCGCCCACCAAAACATCCTCCCCCGTTTTTATGGGGGGCGGGCGACCGGGATACTAACGGGCCGCGCGGACTTCGACAACCTCGGGAATGTAATACCGAAGCATGTTTTCAATACCGGACTTCAACGTGGCCGTGGAACTGGGGCAACCGGCACAGGAACCCTTCATGTGCAGATAGACCACGCCCTTTTCAAAACCGTGGAAGGTGATGTCGCCACCATCCTGTGCCACGGCCGGACGCACGCGGGTGTCCAGCAATTCTTTGATCTGGGCGACGATCTCTGCATCCTCGCCCTCACCTGCACTATGGCCGTCCTCGGCCTCATCCAGCAGGACGGGGCGTTCTGCGGCGAAATGTTCCATGATCCGCCCCAGGATCTGGGGCTTCAGCGTGAACCAATCCTGGTTACCACCCTTGGTGATGGTGACGAAATCACCACCCAGGAACACCCGCTCCACCCCATCGACGTCGAACAGCGCCTGCGCCAGGGGCGACCGTTCGGCGGCCCCCTTGTCGGCGAAGTCCGCCGTTCCCCGCGCCAACACCTCACGACCCGGAATGAACTTCAACGTGGCCGGGTTCGGGGTGTCTTCGGTCTGGATGAACATTTACGAAAACCCTGAAAGATCACACGAAAATACGGATGCAAAATACGGCAGCGCGCCCTGTGTGCATCGGCATTTAAGCTAAAATGCGGCGGCGCATCGCCAATATCAAGGCAGTAACGGACAGGGCCGACCTGCGCGACCACGCGCCGCAACTGGCACCAGCGTCCAAAAGCCTGAAAAAGCGGCGGCGTGACTGTGATTTTCGACACACCCACGTCGCGAGAACCATGCGGCGTTACCGCTGGCGCTTAAGGGATATGTATTAAGTGATAGCGTCCAATTGCAGGTCGTTCAGGGAGCCTGGCACGATGGTGATGGGAATGCGCAACGTGCCCGACATCCTGCCCACGATATAGGTGATCAGGGGGCCGGGGCCGGCGGTGTCCGTGCCGGCCGCCAGCACCAGGATGGAGATGGACGGTTCCTCCGCGATCAGGGCCAGCAGTTCATCCCGCGTGTCGCCTTCGCGCAGGTAGATCGCCGGGGGGGAGCCGCAGATATCCACCACGTCGCGGGCCAGGCGCTGCAACAACTGCTCCGCCTCCTCCCGCCGTTCCTGGCGCATCAGGTCCTCCACCGCCGCCCAGTGCTGGAAATCGCCCGGCTCTATGGTGTGCAGCAGGGCGACGCGGCCGCCGGTGCGGCGTGCGCGGCGCGCGGCGTAATGCAGCGCGACGGCCATCTCCTCCGTCTCGTCCACCACCACCAGGAAGATGCGCTCGTGGCCCGCGTCCCCCCCGGCGGCGGGGTCTTGCGGGGGGGCGTCGTGATCGGCATCGGACATGGCATGCACCCCTCTCCGTCGGGCCGGGCCCCCGTGGGCCGGCTCAGTTCTTGCGGAACAGCGTACCGGCCAGCCAGCCGGCGCCCACCGCCAACAACACGCCCAGCAGGCCGTAGACCAGGCCATCGCGCTGGGCGAAATCATAGATGTCGGCGGAAAAGCCGATCTTGCTGACCGCCAGGGGCGTGGTCTGGGCCCCCACCACATCCTGGTCGCGGATGAGGAAGACGCTGACGGTGTAAAGCCCGGTCGGCACATTGGCCGGAAAATAGATGGAGGTGCGGAACAGCCGCTGGCCCAGGAACGCCACCTCGCCCACCTCGGTGCCGTACAGGCCCTCGCGTTGCTTGTTGCGGATCAGGGCCGAGCGGAATTCCGCCACCGTGGCGGCATCGGCGTCCACGCGCGGCAGCATGCGCACATGATCAAGCCCGATTTCGTGGCGCTGGGCAACCGCTGGCGGCAACAGCGTGTCCAGCGGCTTGCTGGCCGCCACCTCATAAAAGCCCGGGACGTGGGAGAATTTCAGCGTCTCATTGTTCATCCAGATGCCGGCCATCCGGTCCTTGCGCCGCACGGCCAGCGCCGTCTCCGGCCCCTCGATCACCACCGCCACGTCGCCCGGCTGGTCGATGGCGCCGAACAGCACCACGTCGGTGCCGGTGAAGCCGGTGGTGATGGCGATCAGGTGGCTGGACAGGTCGGCCACCAGCGTCTGCGCCTGGGCCGGGGACCAAAGCGCCAGCATTGCCAGCAACACCATCGAAAAGAGATGCCGGGATCTCATTTCAGGGCGGTCACGGCGATGGAATAAAGGTCGTCCGGCGTCAGCACCAGGTCGACCGCCAGCTTGACCGCCACGCCCAGCACAGTCAGCGCCAGCAGGGCGCGGGCCTGTTCGCCCTTGAGGTGGCCGCTGGCGCGCGAGCCGAACTGCGCCCCGATGACGCCGCCCACCAGCAGCATGAGGGCCAGCAGGATATCGACCGTGTGGTTGGTGGCGGCCTGCAAAATGGCGGCGACGCCGGTGGTGAGGATGATCTGGAGAAGTGAGGTGCCAGCCACCAGGGTGGTGGGCATGCCCAGGATGTAGATCATGGCCGGCACCAGCAGGAAGCCGCCGCCGATGCCCATGATGGCGACCAGCACCCCGCCGATGAAACCGATGCCCACCGGCAGCAGCACGCTGATGTACAGGCGCGAGCGGGGAAACCGCATCTTGAACGGCAGGCCGTGCAGCCAGTTGTGGTGGTGCAGCTTGCCCCGGCTGACCGCGCCCTTGCGCCGGCCGCGGAACAGGGCCCGCACACTTTCCAGCAGCATCAGGCCGCTGATGCCACCCAGGAAGATGACGTAGGTGAGGGAGATGACCAGGTCGATATGGCCCAGGCGCTGCAGCATGCCGAACAGCATGACGCCCAGCACGGTGCCCACCAGGCCGCCGGCCTGCATCACCAAGCCCAGCTTCACATCCACGTTGCGCTTGCGCCAATGATACATGACGCCGGAGACGCCGGCCCCCACCAGCTGGTTGGCCTGGGTGCCCACCGCCACCGCCGGCGGCACGCCGATGAAGATCAGCAGCGGCGTCATCAGGAAACCGCCGCCCACGCCAAACAGGCCCGACAGGAACCCCACCATGGCCCCCAGGCCCAGGACCCAGAAGACGTTGACCGACATTTCGGCGATCGGCAGGTAGATCTGCATGGGGACCCTTAAGGCGTGTCCCGATATCCTATCTCTTTT
Proteins encoded in this region:
- a CDS encoding lysophospholipid acyltransferase family protein; this translates as MAMGSTRTGFLRLALYLAWTLVCIPIQATLLGLNLPARERFPRFYHRVCCRLMLCLDAEVVGRPSLDRPTLFVSNHSSYLDIPVLGSLIDCSFVAKSEVGLWPFFGLLAKLQRTVFVNRANRREAGKQRDDLAGRLVAGDSLVLFPEGTSSDGNRVLPFKTALFSVANTQVDGQPVAVQPISVVCTHLDGLPLGHELRPLYAWYGDMDLPPHLWQMIGTGRLRIRVEFHPVVSLADFSSRKALADHCWQTVAAGVDRAVSGRWSRAAPTARPALQASAQTAQAAGAA
- a CDS encoding GNAT family N-acetyltransferase, whose product is MADITIDALTSGDLRMGSLEVRLAETKAEVEAAQAIRYRVFYEEMEASPTPEMLRLRRDFDEFDGLCDHLLVIDHARGSGAAGVVGTYRLIRRCAAARAGTFYSSDEYDISRLEAYRGEILELGRSCVDAAYRSRNAMQLLWRGIAAYTAVYDIKILFGCASLPGTDPEALALPLSYLYYNHLAPAIVRPTALPHRYVDMRMLPEHEVDPRRALAQVAPLVKGYLRAGGFVGDGAVVDHQFNTTDVSIVVKTDLMTDKYLRHYERRGTPMA
- a CDS encoding MucR family transcriptional regulator codes for the protein MTGPTVASELLSLTTEIVSAHVSNNTVPPADLTALIEQVYKTLTNIGQEQPPVAEKLQPAVPIKRSVTPEYIVCLEDGKKLKMLKRHLKTAYNMTPEEYREKWSLPTDYPMVAPNYAKQRSRLAKEIGLGTRARSDA
- a CDS encoding sulfurtransferase TusA family protein; this encodes MDITAHVCPITFVRSKLAVEKLKPGETLEIRLNSGEPLENVPRSLREHGYTVALCGPEHADMPEGVHRIRVTR
- a CDS encoding GNAT family N-acetyltransferase is translated as MTPRIRPATPFEVEVLAAVHALCFADPNLAGPAWSAQAIADLMALSGVAALIALAGDEPDGEGRPLGMALIRTVVDEAEILTIGTLPAARGQGVGAALVAACAAASAQAGAEALYLEVAETNTPARRLYAATGFEPVGRRANYYHLGGQPVAALLLRRTLGAAASV
- the tsaB gene encoding tRNA (adenosine(37)-N6)-threonylcarbamoyltransferase complex dimerization subunit type 1 TsaB; translation: MSNTGNSGTGRIVALGIDTATSVCAVALWAVEPDGRSSSLAFRGEALARGQAERLLPLVAEVLAEAGVDYDAIDRYGVTIGPGAFTGLRVGLAAARGLALASSRPLLGVTGLTAFAHAAVHGLGQGTAVPAGRPLLVAIDSRREDFYLQAFDAAGRPLSEPAAVLPADLAAHAGRLAPAPLVLGDAALAAGAVLVAAGCDHAVTGIDPAGPALAVARLAALATPADFDANAANPLYIRAPDVTVAPAAAVSQGTP
- the ddpX gene encoding D-alanyl-D-alanine dipeptidase — protein: MTIAPETGFDVDLDLRYATADNLTGSPLYARPTCLLHPQAASCLRRAVDRARMLGLRLKVFDAYRPPQAQALLWRTLPDPVFIADPRLGSNHTRGVAVDLTLMDGSGLELDMGTGFDDMSPQAYHADLTVPAAAQRNRALLLGLMAAAGWRHYEAEWWHYQLPDAHRYPLVDDGALGPPLMGP
- a CDS encoding glucosaminidase domain-containing protein, translated to MTLAELASGGGTLLAPTAYLIPVKRPVPQAVAQVQTPAAPQPKLDAQSLLALFKEKNFTLDDVRSGERAVPRIVLAGLPRDLGAMDSVDDRKQVFVNTMLPLVLLVNEEIERDRARLVALRDSVKGHAAPVPAAPPADDAARATLAKADGVKAGAIVPAALIVSPAKAVTSGSEVKPALAPEGSTAPDAQAAVPPQAGAALSPLDQVWLARLAGRYGMDPTRKIDMDALLRRVDAVPVSMALAQAAEESGWGTSRFALHGNALFGQLTWSEEEKEGITPRNRHPGDTSRFRKFEDLLECVRVYMQNLNTHDAYAQFRATRASLRKQGKPLDTMLLLTTLDRYSELGPVYVKSLKSLIRSNSLRDFDQAVLHDEPEQVVVQVKRAS
- a CDS encoding NifU family protein — encoded protein: MFIQTEDTPNPATLKFIPGREVLARGTADFADKGAAERSPLAQALFDVDGVERVFLGGDFVTITKGGNQDWFTLKPQILGRIMEHFAAERPVLLDEAEDGHSAGEGEDAEIVAQIKELLDTRVRPAVAQDGGDITFHGFEKGVVYLHMKGSCAGCPSSTATLKSGIENMLRYYIPEVVEVRAAR
- a CDS encoding universal stress protein, which gives rise to MSDADHDAPPQDPAAGGDAGHERIFLVVVDETEEMAVALHYAARRARRTGGRVALLHTIEPGDFQHWAAVEDLMRQERREEAEQLLQRLARDVVDICGSPPAIYLREGDTRDELLALIAEEPSISILVLAAGTDTAGPGPLITYIVGRMSGTLRIPITIVPGSLNDLQLDAIT
- a CDS encoding TIGR02186 family protein, producing MVLLAMLALWSPAQAQTLVADLSSHLIAITTGFTGTDVVLFGAIDQPGDVAVVIEGPETALAVRRKDRMAGIWMNNETLKFSHVPGFYEVAASKPLDTLLPPAVAQRHEIGLDHVRMLPRVDADAATVAEFRSALIRNKQREGLYGTEVGEVAFLGQRLFRTSIYFPANVPTGLYTVSVFLIRDQDVVGAQTTPLAVSKIGFSADIYDFAQRDGLVYGLLGVLLAVGAGWLAGTLFRKN
- a CDS encoding sulfite exporter TauE/SafE family protein; translation: MQIYLPIAEMSVNVFWVLGLGAMVGFLSGLFGVGGGFLMTPLLIFIGVPPAVAVGTQANQLVGAGVSGVMYHWRKRNVDVKLGLVMQAGGLVGTVLGVMLFGMLQRLGHIDLVISLTYVIFLGGISGLMLLESVRALFRGRRKGAVSRGKLHHHNWLHGLPFKMRFPRSRLYISVLLPVGIGFIGGVLVAIMGIGGGFLLVPAMIYILGMPTTLVAGTSLLQIILTTGVAAILQAATNHTVDILLALMLLVGGVIGAQFGSRASGHLKGEQARALLALTVLGVAVKLAVDLVLTPDDLYSIAVTALK